In the Fibrobacterota bacterium genome, GATGGCGGGCTTGCCGGCCGCGTCCTGGTAGGCGGCATTGCCCCAGAAGTAGACGCCCGTTCCGGCATTGGCCCATCCGGAAATGGCGATGCAGGTGGACTGGCAGCGGTACACGGTATTGTTGCGCACGGTGAGGTTTTCCACCGCCGTGGTTCCCTGGAACGAAGTGTCCGAATACGTCTGGATATTGATGCCCACCAGCGCGTCCATCACGATGTTGTTTTCGATCAACGCGTCCGACATCACGGTGATGCCCTCGTTGCGGCAATTCCACAGCACGTTGCCGGATACGATATTGATGTCTCCCGGCACGTCGCCGGCCAAGGGCTTCTTGCCGTAATAGACGATCAGGCCTGAACGCGAGGTGCCGCCCACGTCGTGGAGCACGTTATCGATGAATTTGGAACGATAGCTCCAGCCCTTGAATTGGATCCCGTAATGGGTGTCCTGCAGGGAATCGGCCGGGCAATTGTGGATGTAATTGGCTTGCACCAGGATATCGTGCAAGGTGTTGCGGTTGGGGTAGCCCCAATACAATCCCGATCCGCCCGTATGGTGGATTTCGCTGTTGGTGAGGGAGATGAAAGCGGCGGAATCGGGGTACAGGCTGATGCCGTTGTTGGTCATGTCGTGGATAAGGAGGTTTTCCATGGACACATGGTGGGAAAAGCGGCCCCCCATATTGATCCCGTCCACGCCGTCGTTGGCGGTTTTCATGGTCACTTCGAAGCCGATCAGCTTCACGTATTCCAAATCGGAAAGCTGCACCAGGTTGCAGCAATTGGAAGTACTGCGGATGACCGCCTTGCCTTGCGCGCGGATGACGATCCAGGCGTTTTCCGTGCCCTTGAGCCCGGAGATCTCCCAGGTCGTCATGTCGTAATTCCCCGCCGAAACCAGCAAGGTGTCCCCCGCGACCAGCTTTCCCGTCGCGTCGTCCAGCGCCGTGGCGGTGGCTACCGTCACGGTACGGGCGTAAGCCCCGCTCCCGAAAGCGGCGCAGAGCCAAGCCAAGCGGAAAACCGGAAGGAGGAAAGGCCGTTTCCGAGAATCGTTCACGGCGCGCCCCCGATCATTTCCGTTCCATGAATTTGGAGTGCCACAGCACAAAGGATAGCATGGCGAAGAGCGGGAAATCATGGTTCTTCAGGC is a window encoding:
- a CDS encoding right-handed parallel beta-helix repeat-containing protein; translated protein: MNDSRKRPFLLPVFRLAWLCAAFGSGAYARTVTVATATALDDATGKLVAGDTLLVSAGNYDMTTWEISGLKGTENAWIVIRAQGKAVIRSTSNCCNLVQLSDLEYVKLIGFEVTMKTANDGVDGINMGGRFSHHVSMENLLIHDMTNNGISLYPDSAAFISLTNSEIHHTGGSGLYWGYPNRNTLHDILVQANYIHNCPADSLQDTHYGIQFKGWSYRSKFIDNVLHDVGGTSRSGLIVYYGKKPLAGDVPGDINIVSGNVLWNCRNEGITVMSDALIENNIVMDALVGINIQTYSDTSFQGTTAVENLTVRNNTVYRCQSTCIAISGWANAGTGVYFWGNAAYQDAAGKPAIQGSLGKGSAGGNVAFGTSSIAGTKAGTGLADFLRVTAAGAPASCDFYPSAASPLLEAVADAAKSPEKDFNGTARPQGAAADAGAYERGGAENPGWAIGPGFKSGSSLPVRPVKGKPRPAKPGLGNLRITPGVGIAAGVYFHGVPDRDRPRDSRGRALESIPQP